ACCCTTTGTAGCCCCTAGGGAGTTTTTTGATCTATACGATTTAGACAGTATTGCCCTTCCTCCTGATTTTTCATCGATGCCCGGTATACCGGTGGGATTTCCGGCCGGATCCATCCGCCGGAGAAATGCCGATTTCTTTGTCAACCGCACGGCATCGACACAAGAAGCCAAGGAATATATCAGAGCCTACCTTGCCTGCATAAGTTACATGGACTGGAATGTGGGCCGGGTACTACAGAAACTGGAAGAATCCGGATTGAAAGAAAACACCATTGTGGTTTTTTGGAGCGATCATGGCTATCAACTGGGAGAAAAAGGGAAATGGTCCAAAGCCGGTTCCTTGTGGGAACAAGGCACCCGAGTGCCCTTTATTATTTACGATCCACGGGCACAAGGTAACGGGCAGTCTTCTCCTCGTGTGGTGGAGCTGCTAGACATTTACCCAACTTTAGTCGACCTATGTGGACTACCCAGCTATAAGAACCTAGAAGGAAAAAGTTTAAAGCCATTGCTTTATGAACCTGATAAAACCTGGGAAAGACCTGCTTATACCGTTTGGAACGAAAATGGAAAAGGTGTTACGGGGATCACCGTTCGAACTGAAAAATGGCGATATGCGGAATTTTTCGGACATGGTACCGGAAAATCGCTGACAGATGTGGTTCGCGATCCCCATCAATTGATTAATCTCGCGAACGATCAGCAGTATGCAGACATTGTTGATTATTTCCACCAGCTGGTTATGCAACAGGTTAAGGGCAAGGTTGAGCTCCCTCCTTCAAAATAAGATATCGATTTTGCTAATAACAAAGGGTCTTCAATCATTAAACCCTTTGTTATTCAAGTCTTTTTTAATGCCCGAACAGCTGCATGGACGCATTCAACAAATTAATCCTCCAATTCTTTGAGGTATTCGATCATGGCATCCAAGCTCTGCAGTAGCTTTTCACCTTCAAATCCCACTTTCCGAAAGCGGATGTTCCCCTTTTTGTCCAGGATCAATGTTGTCGGAATGGATGTGATATCCAGCTTGCTACTGAGCTTTTTATCCTGATTGTAATAAAATGTAAAGTCAAATTCGGGATTGGCCTTTGCCCATTTGTACGCATCGTCCCAGCTGTTTCCACTGCCCGAATTGAGGACAACGAACTTCACCTGCGGATCATCCGCATATTTCTTGTATACCTGATGCAAATAGGGAAATGAGGCGATGCAGGGCTTGCACCAGGTTGCCCAAAAATCAATGATGACAATCTTGTCCTTCAGTTCCGTTTTGAGCAACGGTTTCTTGTCCATATCGACAATGCTGATATCCTCTGGAAATGGTGTACTGCCGATGATATTCTGAAACTCCTTGTAATATGCTTGTTTCCATTGCTTGTCAAGCTTGCTAAAATAAGCCTGCCGTTCGGCAGCATTGTCCGTTCCGTTTTTAATGATCGCTTTGTCGAGAAGCTCACGCGTCGCCGCATCAAAAGGAGCATAACGATAGGCTGCCTCCAATGCGGGTATTGCACTGTTTGGATCATTCCACTGCTGATACTGCATGGCCACTGCGCGGAGCAATGCCGCCGATTTGAGTGTAGGGATACTTTTAGTAAACCAGTCACGGGCCGCTTCGGGCTGGTTTAACTGCGCAAGGATAAGTCCCTGATTGGCTATAATTTCTGCTTTTACGGCAGCAATCTTATCCGCCCTGGCCGGATCATGGGCCACCAGATAGCCCGTTTCGGGGAAATAGCGTATTAGACTTACCGGATAGGCCGCAACACTGTCGAGTAGATACAAATTGAGTTTGGACGCCTCCTGCAGCATCAGCTTATGATCTAAGAGCAGCTGCACATACTGATTGTATGCACGCCATTTGTAGGGATCTTGCTCCCATCGGGTGATCAGGGGCAGGTATTTCTTGGCCTGTACGCTGTCACCATGCCGCACATAGTAGGTAAAAAGATAGTCGTAAGCGCTGCCATAGGCCGCCTCATTATCGGCGGTTTTAAGGCCAAGAAGCTGCCCGATCTTGGCAACCACTGCCGTGGAATCCTGCTCGCGAAACAATTTATTGAGCCGATAGGCTATGCCGATCTTCTTGTTGGGAAACTCGTCGATCACCACCTGGCGGATCGAATCTACTTTTTGATTTTGGCCGAGTATCAGATAACCCATGGTCACCTTGTTGAGGTTCCCTTCAAAGAGCGGATTGCTTCTAAATTTTTGTTCCACCACCGCCAAGCCCTTTTGCAACAGCCGCTCCTGCTGGGCCGGACCAGCGTTTTTCATCTGTAGCACAATCAGTCGGAGCTGTGCCTCGTAATTGTCGGGATACAGACTCAGCTCTTTTTTGAGATAATGTTCCTGGGTAGCTAAGATATGATCTGAGGTTTTATCCTGAACCGGTACGCTATATGATTTTCCCAGGTAATTGCCGGCAATCAGTTTACCCTGCTTATAGACGTAGATCTCATACTGACTGCTATCACTTGCCTGCTGCACAAATTTCTTGTCTTTGTCGGCGATCGTAAAGCAGGAAAAGTTGGCGTAGGCAGGCAGTTTAAAACGCAGACGCCAGATTTCACCTTCTTGCTGCATGGCCATGCGGCTCGGAAATTCGTAAAAATTGGAGTAGTTGAAATCTACGAAAAATGGC
The genomic region above belongs to Sphingobacterium zeae and contains:
- a CDS encoding sulfatase; amino-acid sequence: MKISLNLTLCFLQLALCLQGQAQQQKAVNSVPKKYNVLFLIADDLRTDMGIYGHSLAHTPHLDQLAVKGVWFEHAYCQYPLCNPSRSSLLTGKRPTSSGLYGNREWFNASFPDWISLPKYFKQNGYTTIRSGKVFHGGIDDTEAWDIGGEKRQYGTVINASAPSAVDSQSYWQAYSNSAPRIEPYAATVASDKWAALTGEDARHIGDTKVADKAIQYLEDLKQAKQPFFLACGFSKPHTPFVAPREFFDLYDLDSIALPPDFSSMPGIPVGFPAGSIRRRNADFFVNRTASTQEAKEYIRAYLACISYMDWNVGRVLQKLEESGLKENTIVVFWSDHGYQLGEKGKWSKAGSLWEQGTRVPFIIYDPRAQGNGQSSPRVVELLDIYPTLVDLCGLPSYKNLEGKSLKPLLYEPDKTWERPAYTVWNENGKGVTGITVRTEKWRYAEFFGHGTGKSLTDVVRDPHQLINLANDQQYADIVDYFHQLVMQQVKGKVELPPSK
- a CDS encoding TlpA disulfide reductase family protein, producing the protein MIKLYKQASLLFRQALLLLLLPATLGVQAQVSISPQKAAAGDTVTISFDPGKSTAAPGAGPFFVDFNYSNFYEFPSRMAMQQEGEIWRLRFKLPAYANFSCFTIADKDKKFVQQASDSSQYEIYVYKQGKLIAGNYLGKSYSVPVQDKTSDHILATQEHYLKKELSLYPDNYEAQLRLIVLQMKNAGPAQQERLLQKGLAVVEQKFRSNPLFEGNLNKVTMGYLILGQNQKVDSIRQVVIDEFPNKKIGIAYRLNKLFREQDSTAVVAKIGQLLGLKTADNEAAYGSAYDYLFTYYVRHGDSVQAKKYLPLITRWEQDPYKWRAYNQYVQLLLDHKLMLQEASKLNLYLLDSVAAYPVSLIRYFPETGYLVAHDPARADKIAAVKAEIIANQGLILAQLNQPEAARDWFTKSIPTLKSAALLRAVAMQYQQWNDPNSAIPALEAAYRYAPFDAATRELLDKAIIKNGTDNAAERQAYFSKLDKQWKQAYYKEFQNIIGSTPFPEDISIVDMDKKPLLKTELKDKIVIIDFWATWCKPCIASFPYLHQVYKKYADDPQVKFVVLNSGSGNSWDDAYKWAKANPEFDFTFYYNQDKKLSSKLDITSIPTTLILDKKGNIRFRKVGFEGEKLLQSLDAMIEYLKELED